AACATTTTTGCACGTGTGCTCAGTTTCCACCAGGAAGATATTAACACTACCTTCTTCAAAAAAAGATTAAAAATAGCCTTAGATTTACGTCAACAACTTTTTCGCAATTCATCCGTTTTCCGATGGATACATGCAGAAAGCGATGGACTACCAGGCTTAATTATAGACCGATACGACTCTGTAATCGTTATTGACTCAAATTGCCATTTCTATAAACAACACGGGCAGGAACTTATAACAGCCCTAAAAAGCTTCGATGGAGTTAAACATATTTACTTCAGAACAGCAGAAGAACTATCAACAGATTTACCAGACAAGATTATTTGTGAAATTAACAACTTAAAAACAGTTATCCCTATTAAAACAGGACAAAAAACAGGTCTCTTTCTTGACCAAAGATTTAATTACCTCTACTCACAAAAATATTTTCATAATGCTAACATCCTCGACTGTTTTTGTTATGTCGGACTTTGGTCAAACCATGCGGTACAAGCAGGGGCATCTTTCGTAACAGGTATCGACTCCTCAAGTGAAGCAATCCGATTAGCACAAAGGAACGCAGAATTAAACACCTACTCCTCAAAAATAAAATTTATAGAAACAGATGTCGAAAAGGCATTGATAGACAAGAAAGAATACGACGTTGTAATATTAGACCCACCTGCTTATGTAAAAAGAAAAGAAGA
The sequence above is a segment of the Candidatus Hydrogenedens sp. genome. Coding sequences within it:
- a CDS encoding class I SAM-dependent rRNA methyltransferase, producing MSSTVPSINIKQNEEKRILRGHYWIFKNEISKPYTLQDGDIIDILTSNGRFLCRSFYQSTGNIFARVLSFHQEDINTTFFKKRLKIALDLRQQLFRNSSVFRWIHAESDGLPGLIIDRYDSVIVIDSNCHFYKQHGQELITALKSFDGVKHIYFRTAEELSTDLPDKIICEINNLKTVIPIKTGQKTGLFLDQRFNYLYSQKYFHNANILDCFCYVGLWSNHAVQAGASFVTGIDSSSEAIRLAQRNAELNTYSSKIKFIETDVEKALIDKKEYDVVILDPPAYVKRKEDTKKAFAKYQKINTLAIQCLKKEGILITCSCSHFISQQDFKEIIKRSVRNTSRKAKLLEFHGASPDHPEILLMPELSYLKCAILQIL